CGCCTCATCACCAGGAGCCGGCGTACGGGGGCGTACGAACCGCACGGACGCTTCGTCGCGCACCAGGAACCGTTCGGGCGTCTCGATGGTGGACAGCTTGCGCAGCCACCAGAAGCCGAGCGCGAACAGGCCGCAGACGCAGGCCAGGACGAGCTGGCCGACCGCGGTCCCGTACGGCTCGACGAAGTCACGGTTGAAGATCGACAGTCCGAGCACGAACGCGATGGACACCGCGACGACGATCTGGACGGAGCGCCGCGTCGAGGCGCGCTGGGCCATCACGCGCTGGCGCATGTCGACCTCCTCGCGGGCGGACTTGGCGAGGGCGCCGAGCACCTGCCGGAGCCCCGGGCCGCGCAGCTTCGCGTTGAGGATGAGGGCGGCGACGATGATGTCCGCGGACGCGTCGTCGATCTCGTCGGCGAGCTGCTGGAGCGCCTCGGGCAGCGGGGTGCGCGAGCGCAGCCGGTCGACCAGGGCGTCGAGGTGCGGGCGCAGGACGGGGGCGGAGGCGCGTGCCGAGGCGGGGATGGCCTGTTCCAGGCCGACCGCGCCCGCGATGGTGTCGCGCAGCGACTCGGTCCAGGAGGCGAGGGCCTCCACGCGGCGCATCGCGGACCGCTCCTCCGAGGCGCCTCCGAAGAGCTTGTCCCAGAAGAAGACGAGGATGCCGGCGGCGATTCCGGCGACGGCCCAGCGGGTGAGGAGGAGGACGACGAGCCCGGCGATCGCCGCGACGGAACCGCGCTGACCGACGAACCTGATCAGCTCGTTGGCCCGTTCGGTCGCCTTCTGCTTCTCGTGCTCCGGCTTGGCCGGCAGTCCGCGGACGGCGACGGCGAACAGCGCGAGGCCGCCGCCGACGGCCACTCCGCAGCCGAGCGCGTACAGCATGGTCGTGGAGAACAGACCGCCCATGGAACCGAGCGAGTCGAGCGCCGCGAGGGACGTCATGTCCTTGCTCCCGGTCGTCGTGACGGGTGGTGCGGCGGACGTTGCGATGGTGGTCGTGAGGGTCATCGTCGTCACCAGTTCCCGCTGCCGGGCAGCCGGTAGCCCTGCGCGATGAGCTCGTCGAGGCAGGCGATGGGCGCGTGCGGGACGATCCGGCCGTCGGGGGCCTCGGCGAACACCTCGCTGGACAGCACCCGCCCGTCGACGCCGTTGACCTCACGGACGGAGGTCACCATGCGCTGGAGCCGGCCGCCGGACTCGTACTCGTTGCGGCGCTGGATGAAGACGACGAAGTTCACCGCGCCCGCGATGAGCATCTGGCTCGCCTCGATGGGCAGGCGTTCGTTCGCCTGGAGCGCGTACGTGGAGATGCGGTTGAAGACCTCGCTGGAGCTGTTCGCGTGGATCGTGGACAGCGAGCCGTCGTTGCCCTGCGACATCGCGTTCAGCATCGTCACGATCTCGTCGCCGAGCACCTCACCGACGATGACGCGGGAGGGGTTCATACGGAGCGAACGGCGCACCAACTCGGCCATGGTGATGGCGCCTTGGCCCTCCGAGTTGGGCAGCCGTTCCTCGAAGGCCACCACGTTCGGGTGCAGGTCGGCGAAGGTGTCGAGGCCGAGTTCCAGGGCGCGTTCGACGGTGATGAGACGCTCGTACGGCGGGATCTCGTTGGCGAGGGCGCGCAGCAGCGTCGTCTTGCCCGCGTTGGTCGCGCCCGCGATCATGATGTTCTTGCGGGCGCGGACGGCGCAGGCGAGGAAGTGCGCGACCTCGGGGGCCAGCGTGCCGTTGCCGACCAGGTCGGACATGAAGACCTTGCCCATCCGGGCGCGACGGATCGACAGGGCGGGCCGGCGGGTGACGTCCATGACGGCGGAGAGCCGGGACCCGTCCGGGAGCCGCAGGTCGAGCTGCGGGTTGGCGGAGTCGAAGGGCCGGGACGACAGGCCCGAGTAGGCGCCGAGGATCTGGATCAGCTCGATCAGTTCCTCGTCGTTCTCCGCGACGGGATCGCCCGTGGCCTCCCGGCCGTCGGCGTAACCGATGAAGACCTGGTCGTGGCCGTTGATGTCGATGTTCTCGACGTCCGTGTCGTCGAGCAGCGGCTGCAGGCGCCCGACGCCGAACAGCGCGGCGTGCACGGCGGCCGCGTACTGCTCCTCGGTCTCGGCGTCGAGCGGGGTGCGGCCGAGGTTGATCTCGGTGCGGGCGTGGTCCTCGAGTATCTGGGCGATGACGGCGCGCGCGTAGTGCCGCTCGTCCTCGTTGGACATCGGGGTGACGCCGCGGACCTGGTCCTCGCGCCGCTGCTCGGCGATACGGTCACCGGCGTCCTGCCGGAACCGCTTGACGAGCTGGTGGTCGACCGCGGTCATCGTCCGGCTCCGGCGGCGGGCTGCCCGTGCGGCCCGGCGGATCCGTGCGGGCCCTGGGAGCCGTGGGGTCCTTCGGCGGGTACGGACCAGGCGGCGCCGTACTGCTGGTAGAGGTCCGCGGTGACCTTGCGGGCCGAGCGGATGAGCAGCGACTTGTCGAGGCGTCCGCGCCGTCGTCCGGCCAACTGCTCGGCTCCGGCGGGGTCGTCGGCGAGGGTGCCGACGACGCGCGCACCGGTCTGCGCCGCCACGAGCATGTCGTTCACCTGGTGGACGAGCTTGGCGGAGTCGCCCGGGTCGGCGATGAGGACGACACCGATGAGCGGGGTGGCCAGGCTCCCGGCGCCGCGCGGGCCGCCGTGCAGCTTGGCGGAGAGGGCGGCGGCGCGGTCGCGGACGCGGGCGATGGCCTCGGGCTCGGTACGGGAGAGCAGGAGCACCAGGGCGGCGTGCGGGAAGAGTTCGACGGCCGGGGTGTCTCCGCTGATCCGGCCGCAGTCGGCGATGACGTCGGCGGGCGCGTTCGGGGAGTCGGCGAGGTGGGCGAAGGCCCGTCCGAGAGTGGGCCACAGCCCGGCGAGTCCGGCCGCCTGCTCGGCCATGCCGAGGCCGACGAGGACTTCGAGTCCCCCGCTCAACGGCTGTACGTGGTCCCAGAGTTGGTCGGGCACGAGCCCGCGACGCGCGGTGGCCGCTATCGACAGCATGCCGGTGTTGGGGTTCAGCGGGCCGCCGTGGGCCGCCGCGCTGCGGTACACGAGGTCGCCGCCGGCCGGGTCGGTCTCGGCGAGCAGGACGCGGCGGGGCCAGACCGCGGAGAGGGCCACCGCGGCGGTGGTGACTCCGGGGGAACCCTTGTCTGCGGCGAGGGCGATGAGCGCCATGACTGTCTACTCACTCGCCTCTAGTTGCCGGGAACGAGGACGAGGGCGACCTTGCCGGCCGACGAGGCCTGGGCGACAGCCGCGGCGTCCCCGATGTCCACGAGGAGCGTGACCGGCAGGTTGGTGCTGCTTATCGTCGCGTCCGAACTCGTCTTCACGGAGAGGACCTTGGCCTTGTCGACGATCGGACCGTCGTCCGCGCCGGACGAGCTCGATCCGGAGGCGCCGGCCGAACTCCGGCTGCTGGAGGTGTCGTCACCGACCCGGTAGACGGCGACGGTGTCACCGGTCTTGATGTCCGTCGGGTACTGCCCCTCCTTGAGGGAGACACCCACGGAGGCCTTGCCGGCGGGAACGGTGGCTCCGTTGGAGAACATCTCACCGATGACGAGGGTCCCGGCGTAGATGGTGGACTTCGCCTTGAGCGCCTTGAGCGCGCCGAGCTGGTTCCACTTCACGTAGTTGATGCCGGCGTCGTCCGCGACCAGCACCGACTTCACGTGGTTGCCCACGGAGTCACCGGCCTGGATGTCGCTGGTCACCTTCACGACCTCGACGCGGTCACCGGCGCGCAGCACCAGCATGGTGGCGCCGAGGGCGCCGACGAGGATGAGGAGCACGGCGAGTGCGGCCAGCGCGGGTTTGCGCTCGCGAGGCGGCGTGGGAAGACGGTCGCCCATCACCGGGTGAGCCGACGAGGCGGAACGGTTGTTGCCCGCCCCCGTACGCTCTTGGATCTTCACGCAACCGCTCCCCGTACACCCAAGAAAATGTCTGCCAATTCACGTGCCAAACTGGACACTTCGCCCCCGTGCCCCTTTACGGGACGTACCGCCCGACCTGGCCTGATAGCCAACGCTGGAGCGAGTGTCAGGCCATGGCACCGTATCAGCCGCACATAAGCCCCTCAAGGCGCGTCAAGACACCCGGAGAACAGCCGACTCGACGTTACCGACGCGCAACCACAGCCCCGCGGTTCCCTGTTGACCCCGGCGATCGAACCCCCCTCCGACCTGTGCGCCAGCGAATCCACCCCACCCCCTCCCGGGCCCCCCTCGTCACGGACCGTGCACGAGGCCTGCACGAGGTGCTCACGGGGAGAGCGGGCGGGGGTGGGGGTTTCAGCCACATGGGGGACGGGTCACCAGGGCGCGAGCGGTCAGTCCCGGAGGTCACTCCACGGAGCTTCCCTGACCGTGTCCCAATGCACCCAGTTCAGAGCACCACGCCATCCACTGCGCCCGGCGGCCCAGCCGAGTAACACCGGCGCGACGAGCTCGTCACCGCCGTGTTCCGCCGGAAGGTGCACTTCAGCGCGGTAGTGCGCTTCGGGTCCACCCTCTCTGTGCTCGATCA
The window above is part of the Streptomyces sp. NBC_01428 genome. Proteins encoded here:
- a CDS encoding type II secretion system F family protein, with the translated sequence MGGLFSTTMLYALGCGVAVGGGLALFAVAVRGLPAKPEHEKQKATERANELIRFVGQRGSVAAIAGLVVLLLTRWAVAGIAAGILVFFWDKLFGGASEERSAMRRVEALASWTESLRDTIAGAVGLEQAIPASARASAPVLRPHLDALVDRLRSRTPLPEALQQLADEIDDASADIIVAALILNAKLRGPGLRQVLGALAKSAREEVDMRQRVMAQRASTRRSVQIVVAVSIAFVLGLSIFNRDFVEPYGTAVGQLVLACVCGLFALGFWWLRKLSTIETPERFLVRDEASVRFVRPRTPAPGDEAVRR
- a CDS encoding CpaF family protein, with the translated sequence MTAVDHQLVKRFRQDAGDRIAEQRREDQVRGVTPMSNEDERHYARAVIAQILEDHARTEINLGRTPLDAETEEQYAAAVHAALFGVGRLQPLLDDTDVENIDINGHDQVFIGYADGREATGDPVAENDEELIELIQILGAYSGLSSRPFDSANPQLDLRLPDGSRLSAVMDVTRRPALSIRRARMGKVFMSDLVGNGTLAPEVAHFLACAVRARKNIMIAGATNAGKTTLLRALANEIPPYERLITVERALELGLDTFADLHPNVVAFEERLPNSEGQGAITMAELVRRSLRMNPSRVIVGEVLGDEIVTMLNAMSQGNDGSLSTIHANSSSEVFNRISTYALQANERLPIEASQMLIAGAVNFVVFIQRRNEYESGGRLQRMVTSVREVNGVDGRVLSSEVFAEAPDGRIVPHAPIACLDELIAQGYRLPGSGNW